A window of Exiguobacterium sp. FSL W8-0210 contains these coding sequences:
- the istB gene encoding IS21-like element helper ATPase IstB, which yields MCKSLRLAYVAEIYETIPMESSETFLLTLFEMEMRLREEAKAERLIKKAKFINNKSLEDYRWHDNIYFPRHLKKEELMSLSFIDHQQNVVLTGAPGTGKTHLAIGLGREACRKGKEVRFFRVSELVEQLTKAWRDGKLSSFHARLDSADLIVLDEMGYLPLSKESAELLFHLITDWYEKKSIIITSNLEFSQWNRVFADPRLTSALVDRVIHHAHILTFTGDSYRVTHALSRN from the coding sequence ATGTGCAAATCCCTTCGGCTCGCTTACGTCGCTGAAATTTACGAAACGATTCCGATGGAATCGTCCGAGACGTTTCTCCTGACACTTTTTGAAATGGAGATGAGGCTTCGTGAAGAAGCGAAGGCAGAGCGACTTATAAAAAAAGCAAAGTTCATCAATAACAAATCGCTCGAAGACTATCGTTGGCATGACAACATTTACTTTCCCCGTCATCTCAAGAAAGAAGAATTAATGTCGCTCTCTTTCATCGATCATCAACAAAACGTGGTGCTCACAGGTGCCCCTGGCACTGGGAAGACACATCTTGCGATTGGTTTAGGACGGGAAGCCTGTCGTAAAGGAAAGGAGGTGCGGTTTTTTCGTGTTTCGGAGCTCGTAGAGCAACTCACCAAAGCATGGCGTGATGGAAAGCTGAGTAGCTTCCACGCACGTCTCGATTCTGCGGACCTGATCGTCTTAGATGAAATGGGCTATCTTCCATTATCCAAAGAGTCAGCAGAGCTCCTTTTCCATCTCATAACAGACTGGTACGAAAAGAAAAGCATCATCATCACTTCAAATCTAGAATTCAGTCAATGGAATCGTGTTTTCGCAGATCCAAGATTGACGTCAGCACTCGTCGATCGCGTGATCCATCATGCGCACATTTTAACCTTCACGGGTGACAGTTATCGTGTCACTCACGCATTATCAAGAAATTGA
- the istA gene encoding IS21 family transposase — translation MLTMSEINCIKFLRNHKSYSINKIAKDLNLNWRTAKKYADESFLPKESSSSKRGMMYGTRWGEMIEDWLQEDAMMKKKQRRTNKKLYETLCTYGFEGSYRTVCQFIKEWRLGRDVENDSRFERLAHPPGEAQVDFGVMEVVKDSHAVDVHCLILSMPYSNRTAAVALPAENQECFLTGLKRLFEEIGGVPQQLRIDNLPAAVAKVRTTKEEAVYTDAFQQFVAHYGFQVQSCNPYSGNEKGSVENKVGYVRYNFLVPSPIMNDFESLNRRLASSLRDDMERIHYEKKVRIKDLVVEEQKHLLRLPEEDFPVFREELLKVNKYGEVTIDQTKILVPSGSRHGQVRAILKWDDMKIISRHGEILYEEKRPYMMTKRALPWESILNEWYKKPRSYGHSRHAEYLPGRIREYLNIQNLMIRRERLGWLRSRLVLHSITEIDERLYELLSQSDAYSDIEEHPYDVDWSKYDSLNRPWQSEVQS, via the coding sequence ATGCTAACAATGTCCGAAATCAATTGTATCAAATTTTTAAGGAACCATAAATCCTATTCCATCAATAAAATCGCGAAAGATCTTAACCTGAACTGGCGAACTGCTAAAAAATATGCCGATGAGTCTTTTCTACCAAAAGAAAGTTCTTCTTCCAAGCGAGGCATGATGTATGGCACCCGTTGGGGCGAGATGATTGAGGACTGGCTACAGGAAGATGCGATGATGAAAAAGAAACAACGGCGAACCAATAAAAAACTATATGAGACCTTATGTACATATGGATTTGAAGGGTCCTACCGGACCGTCTGTCAATTTATAAAAGAATGGCGACTAGGTCGCGATGTAGAAAACGATAGTCGATTCGAACGATTGGCCCACCCTCCCGGAGAAGCACAAGTAGATTTTGGTGTCATGGAAGTCGTGAAGGATAGTCATGCGGTCGATGTGCATTGCTTGATCCTATCCATGCCATATAGCAATCGAACAGCTGCGGTTGCATTACCAGCAGAGAACCAGGAATGTTTCCTGACCGGATTGAAGAGACTGTTCGAAGAAATCGGAGGCGTGCCGCAACAATTACGAATCGACAATCTCCCGGCAGCTGTCGCTAAAGTACGGACAACAAAAGAAGAAGCCGTTTATACGGATGCCTTTCAGCAATTCGTGGCGCACTATGGTTTCCAGGTTCAAAGCTGTAATCCGTACAGTGGGAATGAGAAAGGAAGCGTCGAAAACAAGGTCGGCTATGTCCGTTACAACTTCCTAGTTCCTTCTCCTATCATGAATGACTTCGAGTCGTTGAATCGGCGCCTCGCATCATCCCTCAGGGATGACATGGAACGTATCCATTACGAAAAGAAAGTACGGATCAAAGATCTCGTTGTGGAAGAGCAGAAGCACCTCCTTCGACTGCCGGAAGAAGATTTTCCAGTGTTTAGAGAGGAACTCTTGAAGGTGAACAAATATGGAGAAGTGACCATCGATCAAACAAAGATTCTCGTTCCATCGGGTTCCCGACATGGACAAGTGAGAGCAATCCTAAAATGGGACGATATGAAAATCATTTCTCGTCATGGAGAAATCCTGTACGAAGAAAAACGACCTTATATGATGACGAAACGGGCGTTACCTTGGGAAAGCATTCTCAACGAATGGTACAAAAAGCCACGTAGTTATGGTCATTCACGTCACGCGGAGTACCTCCCTGGACGAATTCGAGAGTATCTGAACATCCAAAATCTGATGATACGTAGAGAAAGACTGGGATGGCTACGGTCTAGATTAGTCCTGCATTCAATCACTGAAATCGATGAACGATTGTATGAGCTACTGAGCCAAAGCGATGCCTATTCTGACATCGAAGAGCACCCCTACGATGTCGACTGGAGCAAGTATGACAGTTTGAATCGACCGTGGCAGAGTGAGGTGCAGTCGTGA
- the eno gene encoding phosphopyruvate hydratase, which produces MSMITEIYAREILDSRGNPTVEVEVYTEDGGFGRALVPSGASTGEHEAVELRDGDKARYLGKGVLKAVDNVNEKIAPEIIGYDVFDQAGIDKKMIDLDGTKNKGNFGANAILGVSMAAARAAADELGLPLYTYLGGFNAKTLPTPMMNIINGGSHADNNVDFQEFMIMPVGAPTFKEALRMGAEIFHALKSVLSGMGLNTAVGDEGGFAPNLKSNEEAITVILEAIEKAGYKAGEDVYLAMDVASSEFYDKAAGKYNLAGEGKVLSTEELVEFYAQLVDKYPIISIEDGCDENDWDGHKLLTDRIGHKVQLVGDDLFVTNTEKLAEGIEKGIANSILIKVNQIGTLTETFDAIEMAKKAGYTAVVSHRSGETEDSTIADIAVATNAGQIKTGSLSRTDRIAKYNQLLRIEDMLSDVAVYDGIKSFYNLKK; this is translated from the coding sequence ATGTCAATGATTACAGAGATTTACGCACGCGAGATTCTTGATTCACGCGGTAACCCAACAGTAGAAGTAGAAGTTTATACAGAAGATGGCGGTTTCGGTCGCGCACTCGTACCATCAGGTGCATCAACTGGTGAGCACGAAGCAGTCGAACTCCGTGATGGCGACAAAGCACGTTACCTCGGAAAAGGTGTTTTGAAAGCTGTTGACAACGTCAACGAAAAAATCGCACCAGAAATCATCGGTTACGATGTCTTCGACCAAGCTGGAATCGACAAAAAGATGATCGATCTCGACGGTACGAAAAACAAAGGTAACTTCGGCGCTAACGCAATCCTTGGTGTTTCTATGGCTGCTGCACGTGCTGCTGCTGATGAGCTTGGTCTTCCACTTTACACATACCTCGGTGGATTCAACGCGAAAACATTACCAACGCCAATGATGAACATCATCAACGGTGGATCACACGCAGACAACAACGTGGACTTCCAAGAGTTCATGATCATGCCTGTCGGTGCTCCAACATTCAAAGAAGCACTTCGTATGGGTGCTGAAATCTTCCACGCGTTGAAATCAGTTCTTAGCGGAATGGGTCTTAACACAGCAGTTGGTGACGAGGGTGGATTCGCTCCAAACTTGAAATCAAACGAAGAAGCAATCACAGTTATCCTTGAAGCAATCGAAAAAGCTGGCTACAAAGCAGGCGAAGATGTTTACCTTGCAATGGACGTCGCTTCTTCTGAGTTCTACGATAAAGCAGCTGGAAAATACAACCTCGCTGGCGAAGGCAAAGTTCTCTCAACAGAAGAGCTTGTTGAATTCTACGCACAACTCGTCGACAAATACCCAATCATCTCAATCGAAGATGGCTGTGACGAAAACGACTGGGATGGTCACAAACTTCTTACAGATCGTATCGGACACAAAGTTCAACTCGTTGGGGATGACTTGTTCGTAACGAACACTGAGAAATTGGCTGAAGGTATCGAAAAAGGCATCGCTAACTCGATCCTCATCAAAGTTAACCAAATCGGTACGTTGACTGAAACATTCGACGCAATCGAAATGGCTAAAAAAGCTGGTTACACAGCTGTCGTTTCTCACCGTTCTGGTGAAACTGAAGATTCAACGATCGCTGACATCGCTGTTGCGACAAACGCTGGTCAAATCAAAACGGGTTCACTTTCACGTACAGACCGTATCGCGAAATACAACCAACTTCTCCGCATCGAAGACATGCTTTCAGACGTTGCTGTCTACGACGGAATCAAATCATTCTACAACCTCAAGAAGTAA
- a CDS encoding LacI family DNA-binding transcriptional regulator — protein MSTIREVAKAAHVSVATVSRVMNEKGYVSEKSRKAVLQAIKQLDYRPNRVARSLFQKRSGLIGLIVPDITNPFFPQLARAVEDMAHQHGFQVILCNTDEQFQKEREYIKSLEAMHVDGLIITTNYSNNPNYEELEVPVVALDRVLQGAIPTVTSNGYEGGKKAASFLLASGATELAVISGPSKLPTIKKRRDGFEEVTGTHLVASIESPFHFQGALDAANYLFDHYHCNGIFAASDVIAAATVQVAAERGITIPDELQVIGYDGIELGQMISPPLTTIAQPIYQMGELAAKLLIQRIEGTPIAAVHHELTVEIIERETTKRKDEEA, from the coding sequence ATGTCGACCATCCGGGAAGTAGCGAAAGCGGCCCATGTCTCTGTCGCGACGGTCTCACGCGTCATGAACGAAAAGGGTTATGTCAGTGAGAAATCGCGTAAGGCGGTGCTTCAGGCAATCAAACAATTGGATTATCGACCGAACCGGGTCGCGCGATCGTTGTTCCAAAAACGGTCCGGACTGATCGGATTGATCGTTCCAGACATCACGAACCCGTTTTTCCCACAACTCGCACGAGCTGTGGAAGATATGGCACATCAACATGGTTTTCAAGTCATTTTGTGTAACACAGACGAACAGTTTCAGAAAGAACGCGAATATATCAAGTCACTCGAGGCGATGCATGTCGACGGATTGATCATCACAACGAACTACTCAAACAATCCGAACTATGAAGAACTCGAAGTGCCGGTCGTAGCGTTAGACCGCGTGTTACAAGGAGCGATTCCGACGGTGACCTCAAACGGATACGAAGGTGGGAAAAAGGCAGCTTCGTTCTTACTTGCTTCTGGTGCGACGGAGCTCGCAGTCATCAGCGGTCCTTCGAAACTCCCGACGATCAAGAAACGCCGGGACGGCTTTGAGGAAGTCACCGGAACCCATCTCGTCGCAAGCATCGAGTCACCGTTCCACTTTCAAGGAGCGCTCGATGCCGCGAACTATCTCTTTGATCACTATCACTGCAACGGAATCTTTGCTGCGAGCGATGTCATTGCCGCAGCAACGGTGCAAGTCGCTGCGGAACGCGGGATCACGATTCCGGACGAGCTACAAGTGATCGGCTATGACGGCATCGAACTCGGACAAATGATTTCACCACCGTTGACGACGATTGCGCAGCCGATCTATCAAATGGGAGAACTGGCGGCGAAACTTTTGATTCAGCGGATTGAAGGCACACCGATTGCCGCCGTTCATCATGAGTTGACAGTTGAGATCATCGAACGGGAAACGACGAAACGGAAGGATGAGGAAGCATGA
- the gpmI gene encoding 2,3-bisphosphoglycerate-independent phosphoglycerate mutase yields MKKRPVALIILDGFGMRDEEFGNAVTAANKPNFDRYWGQYPHTLLNAKGEYVGLPEGQMGNSEVGHLNIGAGRVVYQSLSRINNAVKDRSFFSRQAMNDAAGHVKKYGSALHIFGLVSDGGIHSHINHLYAVLEFAKLHEIEKVYLHAFTDGRDCDPQSGAGFLRDAQAKMDELNVGQFASISGRYYAMDRDNRWERVKKVYDAITFGEGPTTKDPIGMVEASYKQDVTDEFIEPTVVVQEDGTPVAPIHDNDAIVFFNYRPDRAIQLSKVYKEKGGFDGFELPDNAPKNLLLVSMTKYSDAIDTDIVFPPEDIKNTLGETLSKQGLKQLRIAETEKYPHVTFFFNGQREEPYEGEDRILIPSPKVATYDLKPEMSVYEVTDALVDAINSDKHDAIILNFANPDMVGHSGMLEPTKKAIEAVDECLGKVVDLILSKGGAAVITADHGNADKVLNADGSKMTAHTTEPVPCIVTVEDVELLEPLTGALADLAPTVLDLLGADQPAEMTGKSIVLKK; encoded by the coding sequence ATGAAAAAACGTCCAGTCGCACTGATCATCCTTGATGGTTTTGGTATGCGTGACGAGGAGTTCGGAAATGCCGTTACGGCGGCGAACAAACCGAACTTCGATCGTTACTGGGGTCAATACCCGCATACGTTGTTGAATGCGAAAGGCGAATACGTCGGTTTGCCTGAAGGTCAAATGGGGAACTCAGAAGTGGGTCACCTCAACATCGGTGCAGGTCGCGTCGTCTATCAATCGCTATCCCGAATCAACAACGCGGTCAAGGATCGCTCGTTCTTCTCGCGTCAAGCGATGAACGATGCGGCAGGTCACGTGAAGAAATACGGTTCAGCGCTTCATATCTTCGGTTTGGTCTCTGACGGTGGAATCCACAGTCACATCAACCACTTATATGCGGTGCTCGAATTCGCGAAACTTCACGAAATCGAAAAAGTCTACCTCCATGCTTTCACGGACGGTCGTGACTGCGACCCACAATCGGGCGCTGGTTTCCTCCGTGACGCGCAAGCGAAGATGGATGAATTGAATGTTGGACAATTCGCGAGTATCTCTGGTCGCTACTATGCGATGGATCGCGATAACCGTTGGGAACGCGTCAAGAAAGTCTATGACGCCATCACGTTCGGTGAAGGTCCAACGACGAAGGATCCAATCGGCATGGTTGAAGCTTCGTACAAACAAGACGTAACGGATGAGTTCATCGAACCAACTGTTGTCGTGCAGGAAGACGGTACGCCAGTCGCACCGATCCACGATAACGATGCGATCGTGTTCTTCAACTATCGTCCTGACCGTGCGATTCAGCTTTCGAAAGTCTACAAAGAAAAAGGTGGCTTCGACGGATTCGAACTTCCAGACAACGCACCGAAGAACCTGCTGCTCGTCTCGATGACGAAGTACTCGGATGCGATCGATACGGACATCGTCTTCCCGCCTGAAGACATCAAGAACACGCTTGGTGAGACATTGTCAAAACAAGGTCTCAAACAGCTACGCATCGCGGAAACGGAAAAGTATCCGCACGTCACGTTCTTCTTCAACGGACAACGTGAAGAACCATACGAAGGGGAAGATCGGATCTTGATCCCTTCACCAAAAGTCGCGACATACGACTTGAAACCGGAGATGAGCGTCTATGAAGTCACAGATGCGCTCGTCGACGCAATCAACTCGGACAAACACGACGCGATCATCCTCAACTTCGCTAACCCGGATATGGTCGGTCACTCGGGTATGCTCGAGCCGACGAAAAAGGCGATCGAAGCTGTCGATGAGTGTCTTGGGAAAGTCGTTGACTTGATTCTCAGCAAAGGCGGCGCGGCAGTCATCACGGCTGACCACGGGAACGCGGATAAAGTCCTCAATGCGGACGGCAGTAAGATGACGGCGCATACGACAGAACCCGTTCCATGTATCGTGACGGTCGAGGACGTTGAACTCCTTGAACCACTCACAGGTGCACTTGCTGACCTCGCACCAACGGTCCTTGATCTTCTCGGAGCGGACCAACCAGCAGAGATGACTGGTAAATCGATCGTATTGAAGAAATAA
- a CDS encoding acyl-ACP desaturase — translation MLNSDLDIRLEPRIQELYRLHKERSANIDWSYHEFIPWDKAMSFKRVPWDESQVTLPEGVIVAIETALLTEVNLPWYTSHLDYTFKNSMEVINDFVRTWTAEEDQHSNLLETYLLVTRNVNPTRLHQLRRRVVENGWFPDFTNPLATMAYTSLQELATLVFYNNVAKIAGAHDKDLATLLRRLAKDEALHYAFYRDTVKAHLELDPNFIVFFEDVIINFSMPGAVMPDFTERMKTIAVDTNYGPLQYFDQVLDVVVKFWGIADLEPTSEEAKQSQANIMKYHGRLKRIKERQERQLEKAKIDA, via the coding sequence ATGCTAAATTCAGATTTAGATATCCGTTTAGAACCACGCATTCAAGAGTTATATCGACTACACAAGGAGCGTTCAGCCAACATCGACTGGAGCTACCACGAATTCATTCCGTGGGATAAGGCGATGTCGTTCAAACGCGTTCCTTGGGATGAAAGCCAAGTCACGCTTCCGGAAGGTGTCATCGTTGCAATCGAGACGGCCTTACTGACAGAGGTCAACTTACCGTGGTATACGTCGCACTTAGACTATACGTTCAAGAACTCGATGGAAGTCATCAATGACTTCGTCCGGACATGGACAGCAGAAGAAGATCAGCACTCGAACTTACTCGAGACGTATTTACTCGTCACGCGAAACGTCAATCCAACGCGACTTCATCAATTAAGAAGACGCGTCGTTGAAAACGGCTGGTTCCCGGACTTCACGAACCCGTTAGCGACAATGGCATATACGTCACTGCAAGAGTTAGCGACACTCGTCTTCTATAACAACGTCGCGAAAATCGCAGGGGCACACGATAAAGACTTAGCAACGCTACTCCGTCGTCTAGCGAAGGACGAAGCACTGCATTACGCGTTCTATCGTGACACGGTCAAAGCACACCTAGAGCTCGATCCGAACTTCATCGTCTTCTTCGAAGACGTCATCATCAACTTCTCGATGCCAGGTGCTGTCATGCCGGACTTCACGGAACGGATGAAGACGATTGCTGTTGATACGAACTATGGACCACTCCAATACTTCGACCAAGTATTAGACGTCGTCGTCAAATTCTGGGGCATCGCTGATTTAGAACCGACAAGCGAAGAAGCGAAACAATCTCAAGCGAACATCATGAAGTATCATGGACGTTTGAAGCGTATCAAGGAACGTCAAGAGCGCCAACTCGAAAAAGCGAAGATTGACGCGTAA